In Penaeus chinensis breed Huanghai No. 1 chromosome 2, ASM1920278v2, whole genome shotgun sequence, the following proteins share a genomic window:
- the LOC125031066 gene encoding RNA-binding protein 25-like — protein sequence MRKCIKVTIPALTLQLAWLYLKKENDFALSLHIVPRTLNCTTGVLYPHCTLDFCGVLVVPAGGRNCEFLEERERERREREREREREREGERERERERERERERERERERERERRERPREREEREREREEREREREREREREREREREREREREREREREREREREREREREREREREREREREREREREREREREREERERERERERERERERERERERERERERERERERERERERERERERERERERERERRERDREREREREREREREREREREREEKRERREREREREREREREREREREREREREREREREREREKRERREREREREREREREREREREREREREREREREERERRRRDRRERRERERGSITTTNNDTVLILVEKEDKHVNYSLFTFAIYVYESVCKLAPTLRTNACVS from the exons ATGCGCAAGTGTATAAAAGTGACCATACCAGCGTTAACACTTCAGTTAGCCTGGTTATACCTGAAGAAAG AAAATGACTTCGCTCTGAGCTTACATATTGTACCGCGTACCCTGAACTGTACCACTGGCGTTTTGTACCCTCACTGCACTCTCGACTTCTGTGGCGTGCTTGTTGTTCCAGCAGGAGGTCGTAACTGTGAATTTCTGGAG gagagagagagagagaggagagagagagagagagagagagagagagagagagagggagagagagagagagagagagagagagagagagagagagagagagagagagagagagagagagagagagagagacgagagagaccgagagagagagaggagagagagagagagagggaagagagagagagagagagagagagagagagagagagagagagagagagagagagagagagagagagagagagagagagagagagagagagagagagagagagagagagagagagagagagagagagagagagagagagagagagagag cgagagagagagagagagagagagagagagagagagagagagagagagagagagagagaggagagagagagagagagagagagagagagagagagagagagagagagagagagagagagagagagagagagagagagagagagagagagagagagagagagagagagagagagagagagagagagagagagagagagagagagagagagagagagagagagagagagacgagagagagaccgagagagagagagagagagagagagagagagagagagagagagagagagagagagagagagagaggagaagagagagaggagagagagagagagagagagagagagagagagagagagagagagagagagagagagagagagagagagagagagagagagagagagagagagagagagagagagagagaagagagagagaagagagagagagagagagagagagagagagagagagagagagagagagagagagagagagagagagagagagagagagagagagagagagagagaggagagagagaggagaagaagagataggagagagagaagagagagagagagagga AGTATaaccaccaccaacaatgataCTGTGTTGATTCTCGTAGAAAAG GAGGATAAACACGTCAATTATTCTTTGTTTACGTTTGCCATATACGTCTACGAGAGCGTGTGTAAGCTAGCGCCCACTTTGCGTACTAATGCATGTGTTTCGTAG